In a genomic window of Paraburkholderia phenazinium:
- a CDS encoding response regulator transcription factor, producing MRILLIEDELELASAIESALGKRNIAVDCVSSLSEARYAIRECQYKVVLLDRLLPDGDGLTVIPDLRAAAPGIPVIVLTAAGEIAARVEGLDAGADDYLAKPFSMDELTARLRALARRAPTMQTHKVSVGALEIDLVSLTATVRGEPLGLRRRELLALQALVERAGKTVQRDQLIARVYGLGEDIQSNALDAHISRLRSKLALHDAGIEIRPVRGIGYLLSTTE from the coding sequence ATGCGCATCCTGCTGATCGAAGACGAACTGGAACTGGCTTCGGCAATTGAGAGCGCGCTAGGCAAGCGCAACATCGCTGTCGATTGCGTGTCCAGCCTGAGCGAGGCGCGCTATGCAATCCGCGAGTGTCAATACAAGGTGGTGCTGCTAGACCGGCTCTTGCCCGATGGCGACGGACTCACCGTCATCCCCGATCTGCGCGCGGCAGCGCCGGGCATTCCGGTGATCGTGTTGACCGCCGCAGGCGAAATTGCGGCGCGCGTCGAAGGGCTCGATGCCGGCGCCGACGACTACCTCGCCAAGCCATTTTCGATGGACGAGCTTACCGCGCGTCTGCGCGCTCTGGCGCGACGTGCGCCGACCATGCAGACACACAAAGTCAGCGTGGGCGCGCTCGAAATCGACCTCGTTTCGCTCACGGCCACCGTTCGTGGCGAGCCGCTCGGCTTGCGGCGGCGCGAACTGCTGGCACTGCAGGCCCTCGTTGAGCGAGCGGGCAAAACCGTCCAGCGCGATCAGTTGATCGCGCGTGTCTATGGCCTGGGCGAGGACATTCAATCGAACGCGCTGGACGCTCATATCTCCCGGCTGCGCAGCAAGCTTGCGCTGCATGACGCAGGGATCGAGATTCGGCCCGTCCGCGGCATTGGCTATCTGCTTTCCACCACTGAATGA
- a CDS encoding DUF3300 domain-containing protein: MNENYRLAQRLIASSLLLSLLGLSACGKNREEPGQPAPADASATGAATAASIAQAASATPVAYTPPGADQLYQMVAPIALFPDKLVALVLAGSTYPDQIAAANTWLAQNPNLKGQALVTSADQQSWDPSVKALTAFPAVLSQMATNIAWTTTLGQAYYNDPTDVLNAIQVMRQRAQASGNLCTTGEIRVTRAKRSSAPADQTPAPSATPVYEGPAIIPPPPQTIVIAPAQPDVVYVPVYNPAVVYGAPVAAYPGYLYRPPVYGPGAVVTAGVITFGVGVAIGAVFGHVGWGWHAWGMHWGGSPHGARDGWQRPAVVYNNNTYISRSTTVINRINNTHISDNYNGAVSRSLVHNGAPPPAMAQMHAQQPGFGARSSTPMTIPRFRPNDARPGTHPSPQFGPNHSSTVAMEHTRTSVMHGNPVTTQTRSQGHLEDSMQVEHQQVPHPTSQYTEHLGRERQAEAPDHPPQPQAVQHRENAEPHLQAVHEDATQVHPAGLRQDGQHFAQPQSQQQPLRTQSHPPAPAPHPSAPRPEAHHGEPQQHRP; this comes from the coding sequence ATGAATGAAAACTACCGGCTCGCTCAAAGGCTCATCGCTTCGTCGCTGCTGCTGTCGCTGTTGGGCCTAAGTGCATGCGGGAAGAACCGTGAGGAACCCGGGCAGCCGGCCCCCGCCGACGCGTCCGCAACCGGTGCGGCGACCGCGGCGTCCATCGCCCAGGCGGCCTCTGCCACACCTGTCGCCTACACACCGCCTGGCGCAGATCAGCTCTACCAGATGGTTGCGCCGATCGCCCTCTTTCCGGACAAGCTCGTCGCACTGGTGCTGGCAGGTTCTACTTATCCGGACCAGATCGCCGCGGCAAACACGTGGCTTGCGCAGAATCCAAACCTCAAGGGGCAGGCGCTTGTCACGTCCGCCGACCAGCAGTCCTGGGATCCCTCGGTTAAAGCGCTGACGGCATTTCCCGCCGTGCTGTCACAGATGGCGACGAACATCGCATGGACCACGACGCTCGGACAGGCGTACTACAACGATCCGACTGATGTGCTGAACGCGATTCAGGTCATGCGCCAGCGTGCGCAGGCCTCCGGCAACCTGTGCACGACCGGCGAGATACGGGTCACACGCGCAAAACGGAGTTCGGCACCGGCAGACCAGACGCCGGCGCCGTCCGCCACTCCCGTGTACGAGGGGCCGGCTATCATCCCGCCGCCGCCCCAGACCATCGTGATCGCGCCGGCACAGCCGGACGTCGTCTATGTTCCCGTCTACAACCCTGCGGTCGTTTATGGCGCACCGGTCGCGGCCTATCCTGGGTACCTCTATCGTCCGCCGGTCTATGGGCCAGGCGCCGTGGTGACCGCAGGCGTGATCACGTTTGGCGTCGGCGTCGCGATCGGCGCAGTCTTCGGGCACGTAGGATGGGGTTGGCACGCATGGGGCATGCACTGGGGTGGCTCGCCCCACGGTGCACGGGATGGATGGCAGCGTCCGGCGGTGGTCTATAACAACAATACCTACATCTCCCGGTCGACCACGGTGATCAACCGGATCAACAACACGCACATCAGCGACAACTACAATGGCGCGGTAAGTCGCTCACTCGTGCACAACGGCGCGCCGCCGCCTGCGATGGCGCAAATGCACGCGCAGCAACCCGGCTTCGGCGCACGTTCGTCCACACCCATGACGATCCCGCGTTTCAGGCCGAACGACGCCCGTCCCGGCACACATCCGTCCCCGCAGTTCGGCCCCAACCATTCGAGCACGGTGGCAATGGAACACACGCGGACATCAGTCATGCACGGCAACCCCGTGACGACTCAAACACGATCTCAAGGACACCTTGAAGATTCAATGCAGGTCGAACATCAGCAGGTGCCACACCCCACGTCGCAATACACGGAACACCTCGGACGCGAGCGGCAGGCCGAAGCACCTGACCACCCACCACAGCCGCAAGCCGTGCAGCATCGGGAAAACGCTGAACCCCATCTGCAGGCAGTTCACGAAGACGCGACACAGGTGCATCCGGCCGGACTGCGACAGGATGGGCAACACTTCGCGCAGCCGCAATCACAACAACAACCGCTGCGTACGCAGTCTCATCCCCCGGCACCCGCGCCGCATCCGTCTGCGCCCCGTCCTGAGGCGCATCATGGCGAGCCTCAACAACACCGTCCGTGA
- a CDS encoding ABC transporter substrate-binding protein translates to MKRIIVGAVLAIAALATQAKDMTELRFGVDPTYAPFESKSPSGQLVGFEIDLGNEICRRLQMHCVWVETGFDGIIPALQGRKFDAILSAMSITPKREEQVAFSQPLFNTPSRLIAKDGSGLQPTVQSLRGKAVGVAQGSTQEAYAKANWATAGINVVSYANQEQVYPDLRSGRLDATFTDVLAGINGFLKTPQGSGYGFAGQNVSDPTTLGKGAGIGFRKDDVTLRQKIDQAIDSMLKDGTYQRIEQKYFDIDIHGS, encoded by the coding sequence ATGAAACGCATCATTGTGGGTGCCGTGCTGGCAATCGCCGCGCTGGCCACGCAGGCAAAGGATATGACGGAGTTACGCTTCGGCGTCGACCCGACCTATGCGCCGTTTGAGTCGAAATCGCCTTCAGGGCAACTCGTCGGCTTTGAGATCGACCTGGGCAACGAAATCTGTAGACGCTTGCAGATGCATTGCGTATGGGTTGAAACAGGCTTCGACGGCATCATTCCTGCTCTGCAAGGCAGAAAATTCGACGCAATCCTGTCGGCGATGTCGATTACGCCGAAGCGCGAAGAGCAGGTTGCATTCTCCCAGCCGCTCTTTAACACGCCGAGCCGTCTGATCGCCAAGGATGGCTCCGGTTTGCAGCCTACCGTTCAGTCGTTGCGGGGTAAGGCCGTTGGCGTCGCTCAGGGTTCGACACAGGAAGCGTACGCGAAGGCGAACTGGGCGACAGCGGGCATTAACGTCGTGTCGTACGCGAATCAGGAACAGGTATATCCGGATCTGCGCTCCGGTCGCCTCGATGCGACGTTCACGGATGTGCTTGCAGGCATCAACGGCTTTCTAAAGACACCGCAGGGCAGCGGCTACGGCTTTGCCGGTCAAAATGTTAGCGATCCGACAACACTCGGCAAAGGAGCGGGTATCGGCTTTCGCAAGGACGACGTTACCCTGCGCCAGAAAATCGATCAGGCCATTGATTCGATGCTGAAAGACGGCACGTACCAGCGCATCGAGCAGAAGTACTTCGACATCGATATTCACGGAAGTTGA
- a CDS encoding DUF2817 domain-containing protein: MSATIFDTPSFANQRERFLEAAASVKATHVVYPHPLQGPRGEALSTDVAIVGSAGAQKRLVLLSGTHGVEGYYGSDSQIALLDNLRDHALPEDTCVVLVHLVNPWGTAWLRRVNEDNADVNRNYIDFTHAPPANSAYETLHEIYLCRDLDGPARRRADEQLAMHMRHLGEARVRNIIEAGQYRHPDGVFFGGTQQTWTNRTVRQIMQAHVSGARTAIAFDLHTGAGAYGHPMLMAIAERKVSAHDAAQSLYGPWLYRILTAADASSDSGVAATATGYTSQALIDQLPEVDLMPLVIECGTYDGARGHTLLRDDHWLHLHGDPFDATGRRIKAALLEHYYPADADWRALIALRTRQIWQRALDALTKR; encoded by the coding sequence ATGAGCGCAACTATTTTCGACACGCCGAGTTTCGCCAATCAGCGCGAGCGCTTTCTCGAGGCCGCTGCGAGCGTCAAGGCGACGCACGTCGTCTATCCTCACCCGCTGCAAGGACCACGCGGCGAGGCACTGTCCACAGACGTCGCGATCGTCGGCTCCGCCGGCGCGCAAAAGCGCCTCGTGCTGCTGTCGGGAACCCACGGCGTCGAGGGTTATTACGGCTCCGACAGTCAGATCGCGTTACTCGACAATCTGCGGGACCACGCCTTACCGGAAGATACCTGTGTCGTGCTCGTGCACCTCGTCAACCCGTGGGGCACGGCGTGGCTGCGCCGGGTGAATGAAGACAACGCTGACGTCAACCGCAATTACATCGACTTTACTCACGCACCACCGGCGAACTCGGCATACGAAACGCTGCACGAAATCTATCTATGCCGCGATCTCGACGGACCGGCGCGTCGGCGTGCGGACGAGCAACTCGCCATGCACATGCGCCATCTCGGGGAAGCACGGGTGCGCAATATCATCGAAGCGGGACAGTACCGGCATCCGGACGGCGTCTTTTTTGGCGGCACGCAGCAGACATGGACGAACCGCACGGTGCGTCAGATCATGCAGGCACATGTTTCAGGTGCTCGCACTGCCATCGCCTTCGATCTGCACACCGGCGCGGGCGCGTACGGACATCCAATGCTGATGGCCATTGCCGAGCGCAAGGTGTCCGCGCACGACGCCGCGCAATCGCTGTATGGGCCCTGGCTGTACAGGATTCTCACCGCGGCGGACGCGTCGTCCGACAGCGGCGTCGCAGCGACGGCGACCGGTTATACCTCGCAGGCACTAATCGATCAGCTTCCCGAGGTGGATCTGATGCCGCTTGTGATCGAATGCGGCACCTACGACGGCGCCCGCGGACACACATTGCTGCGCGACGACCATTGGCTGCATCTGCACGGCGATCCTTTCGACGCGACGGGGCGGCGGATCAAGGCCGCGCTGCTGGAACACTACTATCCCGCCGATGCCGACTGGCGCGCCTTGATCGCGCTGCGCACGCGGCAGATCTGGCAGCGGGCACTCGACGCACTGACGAAGAGGTAG
- a CDS encoding aromatic ring-hydroxylating dioxygenase subunit alpha: MFVRNAWYVAARSAEVQQNLMPLKLLGEQVVLFRTPDGVVAALEDACPHRKLPLSMGRLLGDRIECGYHGLTFDCAGACVRAPALARIPRAAQVRSYPIEERYGLVWIWMGEAKAADTAQIFDVPEWGDPAWGLNEGDAMTVACNYLYVTDNLLDPSHVAWVHPGSFGNAACEAEPLKTDASDVGVTVSRWMRDVDVAPFYAKFVKFSGRCDRKQHYEVRFPSHAIIKAVFTPAGTGADDGAQHDHVFLMNSYNFMTPIDESHTRYFWFQMRNFDQQNEAVSQQFNEDVRHAFDEDRVILEAVHEGMSNRRTPNLDLGIDAGPLRFRRGVQRLIDAEYAALEQAPLVRVSPPATKTQER; this comes from the coding sequence ATGTTCGTCAGAAACGCGTGGTACGTCGCGGCGCGCAGCGCCGAAGTCCAGCAGAACCTCATGCCGTTGAAACTGCTCGGCGAACAGGTCGTGCTATTTCGCACGCCGGATGGGGTCGTGGCCGCGCTCGAAGACGCGTGTCCGCATCGCAAGCTGCCGTTGTCGATGGGTCGATTGCTTGGCGATCGAATCGAATGCGGATATCACGGCCTGACCTTCGACTGCGCCGGTGCATGCGTACGCGCGCCGGCCCTGGCTCGCATTCCACGGGCGGCGCAGGTACGCAGCTATCCCATCGAAGAGCGCTATGGTCTCGTCTGGATCTGGATGGGCGAGGCCAAAGCCGCCGATACGGCCCAGATTTTCGATGTTCCCGAGTGGGGCGATCCGGCATGGGGCTTGAACGAAGGCGACGCGATGACGGTAGCCTGCAACTATCTCTACGTGACGGACAACCTGCTTGATCCGTCGCACGTCGCGTGGGTGCATCCGGGTTCGTTCGGCAACGCCGCGTGTGAAGCCGAGCCCTTGAAAACCGATGCAAGCGATGTCGGCGTGACCGTCTCGCGCTGGATGCGAGATGTCGACGTCGCACCGTTCTATGCGAAGTTCGTCAAATTCTCGGGACGCTGCGACCGCAAGCAGCACTACGAGGTCCGGTTTCCTTCACACGCGATCATCAAGGCAGTCTTCACGCCGGCGGGTACAGGCGCCGACGACGGCGCGCAGCACGATCACGTGTTCCTGATGAATTCATACAATTTCATGACGCCGATCGACGAATCGCATACGCGCTACTTCTGGTTTCAGATGCGCAATTTCGACCAGCAAAACGAAGCCGTGTCGCAACAGTTCAACGAGGACGTGCGCCACGCATTCGACGAGGACCGCGTCATCCTTGAAGCCGTGCATGAAGGCATGTCAAACCGGCGCACGCCGAATCTCGACCTTGGAATCGACGCTGGACCACTCAGGTTCCGGCGCGGTGTGCAGCGGCTAATCGATGCCGAATATGCCGCGTTGGAACAGGCGCCGCTTGTGCGCGTGTCGCCCCCGGCAACGAAGACACAGGAGCGATAA
- a CDS encoding LysR substrate-binding domain-containing protein, giving the protein MNRLAPLRAIQIFETLGRCDGLVESARRLDISAGAVSQQIKLLENALGVKLVTKEGKRMRLTATGRRYHESCLAALETLRIAQDDIERSKNVRSLNISALPSLLSKWLAPRINAWQKEHPDISVYLDGSHAEPSPDAYEMDFRISYGDRIDDAGTSIELFRDSVVPVCSPRILPRKGKVALKPADLAAFELIAVDWLPKFASPPSWRDWFAANGVETATLREPHQVHSLSSVAIQAAIDGHGFVLAQCSMVADDLAAGRLSMPVVSTIPLPSPYLLTWSESTFDRPQCRAFQRWLLARAREQQRDIDLLAGRA; this is encoded by the coding sequence ATGAACAGGCTTGCACCGCTTCGCGCGATCCAGATTTTCGAAACACTTGGCCGTTGCGACGGCCTTGTCGAGAGTGCGCGCCGACTCGATATCTCCGCAGGCGCGGTGAGTCAGCAAATCAAGCTGCTCGAAAATGCGCTCGGCGTGAAGCTCGTGACGAAAGAAGGGAAACGGATGCGCTTGACCGCGACGGGCCGCCGATATCATGAGAGTTGTCTCGCGGCGCTTGAAACTTTGCGGATCGCGCAGGACGACATCGAGCGCTCGAAAAACGTGCGCAGCCTCAACATCAGCGCCTTGCCCTCGCTTCTATCGAAGTGGCTTGCGCCGCGCATCAATGCCTGGCAAAAGGAGCATCCGGACATCAGCGTCTATCTGGACGGCTCGCATGCGGAGCCGTCGCCGGATGCCTATGAGATGGATTTTCGAATCAGCTACGGGGATCGTATCGACGACGCAGGCACCTCTATCGAACTGTTCCGCGATAGCGTCGTGCCTGTATGCAGCCCGCGGATCCTGCCGCGCAAGGGCAAAGTTGCGCTTAAGCCGGCTGATCTCGCGGCGTTTGAGTTGATCGCGGTTGACTGGCTGCCAAAGTTCGCTTCGCCGCCGTCGTGGCGTGACTGGTTCGCCGCGAACGGTGTCGAGACAGCGACGCTGCGCGAGCCGCATCAGGTGCATTCCCTGTCGAGTGTCGCGATTCAGGCCGCGATCGACGGCCATGGTTTCGTGCTCGCCCAGTGCTCAATGGTTGCAGACGATCTGGCCGCGGGAAGGCTCTCGATGCCCGTTGTTTCGACCATTCCGTTGCCGTCGCCGTACCTTCTTACCTGGAGCGAAAGTACGTTCGATCGCCCGCAGTGCCGCGCCTTTCAGCGCTGGTTGCTCGCGAGGGCAAGGGAACAGCAGCGCGATATCGATCTGTTGGCAGGTCGCGCGTGA
- a CDS encoding peptidoglycan D,D-transpeptidase FtsI family protein, which translates to MIQQKKSQPHDPYATLAQHPALASRLPMWRSRFVILLVFAAFGTLAARAFWIQVVNQDFYVVQGQKRYQRTIELGATRGGIVDRNGSMLAVSLATYEIWATPKLLDESSFAPLAKLLELPLAELRRRLAGDKAFVLLKRQVDADTASQLDKLGLAGITQIADSKRFYPEGESAAHVVGFTDIEDQGQEGVELAANRQLNGAAGQREVIRDRLGRAVSDTRPLVPALNGATIHLTIDRRIQQLAYAQLKTAIEKHSAEAGSVVVLDARNGEILALANYPSFDPNDRTRLSGRQLRNRAVVDTFEPGSTIKPVVVALSMDKGKAGPQTLIDTSPGWYKIGPAVIHDTSNHGVMTVAEAVQKSSNIALAKLALNLPAETIWNKYQEYGLGRRPELTFPGAAAGKVRPFKRWRPIEQATMAYGYGLSASLLQLAQVYTAYAGDGTLHPARLLLTDGVDHQGGIQAGVLNDGGDAPLVAGAERAVTTPATARAIREMLEMATGPGGTGRAAAVEGYRVGGKTGTARKQIGVSYAKNRYRALFVGMAPMSDPRLIVAVMIDDPAGRAFYGGTVAGPVFGAVAGGALQLLGVLPDAA; encoded by the coding sequence ATGATCCAGCAGAAAAAATCGCAGCCGCACGACCCGTACGCGACGCTCGCCCAACACCCTGCCCTCGCGTCGCGTCTGCCGATGTGGCGTTCGAGATTCGTCATCCTGCTGGTGTTCGCGGCCTTTGGGACGCTGGCGGCGCGTGCCTTCTGGATCCAGGTGGTCAATCAGGACTTCTATGTCGTGCAGGGGCAGAAGCGCTACCAGCGCACCATCGAGCTCGGCGCCACCCGCGGCGGTATTGTCGACCGCAACGGTTCGATGCTCGCGGTCAGCCTCGCCACGTACGAGATCTGGGCCACACCGAAGCTGCTCGACGAGTCCAGCTTCGCGCCGCTCGCCAAACTGCTCGAGTTGCCGCTCGCGGAGTTGCGCCGGCGTCTGGCGGGCGACAAGGCGTTCGTGCTGCTCAAGCGCCAGGTGGATGCGGACACGGCCAGCCAGCTCGACAAACTCGGGCTGGCGGGTATCACGCAGATCGCCGATTCGAAGCGCTTCTATCCGGAAGGCGAGTCGGCGGCGCACGTGGTCGGCTTCACGGATATCGAGGACCAGGGCCAGGAAGGCGTCGAGCTCGCCGCCAACCGGCAGTTGAACGGCGCAGCCGGCCAGCGCGAAGTGATCCGCGATCGCCTGGGCCGCGCGGTGTCGGACACGCGGCCGCTCGTGCCGGCCCTGAACGGCGCGACGATCCACCTGACCATCGACCGTCGCATCCAGCAGCTCGCCTACGCGCAATTGAAGACCGCGATCGAGAAACACAGCGCGGAGGCCGGCAGCGTGGTCGTGCTGGATGCGCGCAACGGCGAGATCCTCGCGCTCGCCAACTACCCGAGCTTCGATCCGAACGACCGCACGCGCCTAAGCGGCCGGCAGTTGCGCAACCGCGCGGTGGTCGATACGTTCGAGCCGGGCTCGACGATCAAGCCCGTGGTGGTGGCCTTGTCGATGGACAAGGGTAAGGCCGGGCCGCAAACGCTCATCGACACCTCTCCAGGCTGGTACAAGATCGGACCGGCTGTGATTCACGACACCTCGAATCACGGCGTGATGACCGTGGCCGAAGCGGTCCAGAAGTCGAGCAACATCGCGCTGGCGAAACTCGCGCTGAACCTGCCGGCCGAGACGATCTGGAACAAGTACCAGGAGTACGGACTGGGGCGCCGTCCGGAGCTGACGTTCCCCGGCGCCGCGGCGGGCAAGGTGCGGCCGTTCAAGCGCTGGCGGCCGATCGAGCAGGCTACGATGGCTTATGGTTATGGGCTGTCGGCCTCGCTGCTGCAACTCGCACAGGTGTACACCGCGTACGCCGGCGACGGCACGCTGCATCCGGCGCGCTTGCTGTTGACGGACGGCGTGGATCATCAGGGCGGAATTCAGGCAGGTGTCCTGAATGACGGGGGCGATGCGCCGCTCGTCGCCGGTGCCGAGCGCGCGGTGACGACGCCGGCTACCGCGCGCGCGATCCGCGAGATGCTGGAAATGGCTACGGGACCGGGCGGCACTGGGCGGGCGGCGGCGGTCGAAGGGTATCGGGTTGGCGGCAAGACCGGGACCGCGCGCAAGCAGATCGGTGTGTCGTATGCAAAGAACCGCTATCGCGCGCTGTTTGTGGGCATGGCGCCCATGAGCGATCCGCGTTTGATCGTCGCCGTCATGATCGACGATCCGGCTGGACGGGCGTTTTATGGCGGTACGGTGGCCGGGCCGGTGTTTGGTGCGGTGGCGGGTGGTGCGTTGCAGTTGTTGGGGGTGTTGCCGGATGCTGCATAA